The following is a genomic window from Niabella soli DSM 19437.
TGACGGTGTGGTGATCATTACTACAAAAAAAGGAGCAGAAGGCCGGGTTACGGTTAGCGTGAATAGTAAAGTGAGCACTTCCTGGGCAAATAAGCTACCCGAATCTCAAACGGTATTTGGTAATGGAACCAATGCTGCCAACGGTGTTCTTAATACGACTACCTATAGTAACTGGGGACAAAAAATTCCGACCGACAGTACGATATACGATAATGTGGGTAATTTTTTTCAAAACGGCATCGTGTATGATAATAACGTAAACGTAACAGGCGGTACCAAAAACGGCTCTTTTTATTTGTCGGCGTCTAACTATGACCAAACCGGGATTGTTCCTAACACCGGTTATGATAAAACTACTTTTCGCTTTAACGGGGAACAAAAATACGGGCGCCTGACGCTGAATGCCAACGTTGCCTATTCTATTGCCAACACTAACCGGACATTGACTACTGCCGGATTGTGGTCGGGTGGGGGCTATAATGGTGTAGGTAGTATGCAGGCTTTGTATACCTGGCCTCGTACGTTTGATATCAGGAATTATATAAATCCGGACGGCTCACAACACCGGATATTTGGCGGAACGCTTCCTTTGGAAGGCGATATTGACAACCCTTACTGGATTATTAACAAGGATAACTTGACCTCTCAAACAAAACGTTTTACCGGGGGCGTAAATGCTAATTATAAAGTGGCCGATTGGTGGGATCTTATTGCCCGCCTGGGTTATGACCAGTATGCAACGAATGATTATACCTATATCGCTCCAGGTTCTGCGGTAGCGCCATTGTATCAAAACGGCCGCCTGAGCAAAGACCTGGTTGACTACACGTATATTACCACAACTGTAATGAGTAATTTTCATAAAACATTTGGTGATTTTGATACACACCTGATGTTGGGTACTACATCGGAAAATACCCAAATAGGCAATCAGAATCATTGGGGCTATAACTTTATTACAGCGGGTACGATCAGTTTTAATAATATAGCCACAACCAATAAGTTTTTTACTGATGCTACAACAAGAAAGCGACTGGTAGGCGCTTATGGCGAAATTGGCGTATCATACAAGAATATTGCATTTCTTACTGCAACCGGGCGTAACGACTGGTCGTCTACCTTACCCATAGAGAACCGGTCTTATTTTTATCCTTCTATTAGCGGCTCTTTTGTGTTTACAGAGTTATTGCCCAAGAATGATATTCTCTCCTTTGGTAAAGTGCGGGCAAGCTGGGCACAGGTAGGTAAAGATGCCAACGCCTATGCTACGAATACTTATGTAAATCCTCCTTATACTATTGGCTCTTTTACTGCGGTGGGGAATCAATGGGCAGCAGGCAATCCTATTTTAAAACCCGAAATTCAAAATTCATGGGAAATTGGAGGGGAGTTCCGGTTCCTGAAAGGTCGCATTGGTTTGGATTATACCTACTATCATAGCCAGACAGAGAATCAGATCGGACAACCGCGTTTGGCACAATCCGGAGGGTTTATTTTCAGCACCCTTAATTCGGGTTCTGTTATTAACAAGGGTATGGAAATTGCGCTTACGGGAAAACCGATTGTACAACAGGATTTTGGATGGGAAACAATGCTTAACTTTTCCTATAATAAAGGCCGGTTGGGCGCCTTTATACCAGGCATAGCTTATTTTTACCCCACTGATGCCCAGTTTGGAACGGTGAAAGCTGCTTCCATTCCCAATGGTGGTTATTTTCTTGGAATGACCGGTCAACCCTATTTGCGTGAACTGGATGCCAACGGCAAAGAAATTCCGAACGGGCGTTACCAGGTTGATCCTACTACCGGATTGTATAAGCTGAACACGACTAACCCGGTTGTGGGTAATCGCGAGCCTGATTTTATTGCAGGTTTCAACAATACGTTGCGGTACAAACACCTTTCATTGTCTTTCCTGCTTGATATCCGCAAGGGCGGCGATGTATACAATGGTACCGAGTATGCGATGGTCGTGAACGGGTTGAGCAAAAAAACATTGCTGAATGACCGGCAATCGGTAACGGTAACCGGCGTTAACAGCCAGACGGGCCAGGATTTCACCCAAACATATCAGGCGGGTCAAACCTATACAATTGGTGGAAAAACCTATGCCGGAACCTATATGGTTCAACAGTATTGGGCTAACTACGCGGCCAATTCCCTGAATTTTATTACTTCTGTGAACTGGCTCAAACTGCGCTCCCTGTCTATGACGTACGACTTCTCTGATATGCTGAAGAATAAAAAAGTTATTAAGGCGCTTTCTGCAACGGCCGTAGGTACCAATTTATTTACCCTTACCAATTACAAAGGGATGGATCCCGAGGTAAGCGCTGCAGGTGGCACCGGAGGTTCCGGCTCTACCGGTATTGATTATTTAGGTGTGCCCGCAGTTGCAAGTTTCACATTCGGGGTAAATCTTACATTTTAACTAATGCAAAAAGGTAAATTATGAAACAATTAAAATATATCATACTCGGTTGTATATTGGTATCAGGGCTGGCTTCCTGTAAAAAGTGGCTGGATGTGAATACGGATCCGGATAATCCGAATAACCAAAGTGTGTTAATTGAGAACCGGCTGCCATGGATCGAGCATTTTTATCAATATTCGTCGGGGGTTACCAATTTTCGTACGTCGTGCCAGTCGGGAGTTTATTACAGTACTACCGCCGGCGCCAATACTTTTAGCACCACCTGGCAATGCTCCAGCGCTAATTCAACCACTCCTTATCAAACCTGGTTTGTTGCGGTATCTTCGAATGTAGTTGATATGTATAACGCCGCCCAGAAAAAAGGAGCCTATCATTATATGGGGGTGGCTGATGTAATCAATGCATTAGGTTTCATGGAAATGCTTGATCTTTATGGTGAGATGCCTTTCACCGAGGCTGCAACCGGAAACCCAAGTCCCAAGCCTGATGATGGCAAAACGATTTTTAACGGATGTATGGCCAAGTTAAATGAAGCCATCGTTCTGTTCAGCAAAGCACAGGAAGCAGGGGCGCCGGCGCTTACCACCGGAGATATGTGGAATACGGCCGGCGACGTAAACAAATGGATAAAACTAGCCTGGGGATTAAAAGCCCGTTACATGCTCAAATTATCGAAAAAGACAGATTTGTATAACGCAGATTCTATATTGTATTGTTTGTCAAAAGGACCGCAATCTATTGCCGATAATGTAGTAGGACCTGGCTTAAATAATAGTACCGTAACCGACTACCTGGTGGGAGATCCTGTTGTAACCAATGGTAATTTTGATTATGCGGGATACGGCAGTTCCAATCGCATTGCTCAGTTCTATTATAACCTGCTCACCAATATGCGCGCTGCTGGTATTAAGGATCCCCGTATGACGAAAATTGTACCCGCAGCCATGTCTAACATTAAATTAGATGCTAATGGGAAAGTGGCCTCTTATACCTGGAATCGTTCTGTGGGCGTTGATTCTTATGGTCCTTCCACCCGTTTAGTAAAAGGAGGGCCGGCCACTATTGCAACCACAAGTTATGCCGCCGTAAGTACAAATGTTAAGTACACGATCGCAGACGCGACAGAACGTGCCAATTTTATTGCTGCCCAAACTGCAGCGGGACGCGCGTTTACCAACAGTGGAAACGATGTAACAGTCACCTACGCTCCGGGTTCCCTTTATATCAACAACACTAATTATCTGTATGCCGGGGATACTGTTTATGTAAACCTGCGCAGCAGCGCTATGGCCACATCCGGAATCCCTGCCCAGGGTGCCCTGGACGTGAATTGGTATCCTGCTGCTGCCAGTGCACTTGGCGCCACACCTGCTGTTGCAGTTGGGTTTAATGCCGGAGCGATCGGCTCTACAGGTTCGTTCCAGATCCGCCCGGTTTCCGATCAGGAGATACTCACCTACCATGAGATGTGTTTTATTAAGGCAGAAGTGTATATGCGAAAAGGAGATGCTGGCAGTGCTTATACAGCGTACAGGGCAGGTATCCAGGCGCATTTGGATATGATGCAGGCCAAATTATCCCAATGGCAGGCCGCCCAGTATAATAATCCTGATATGTGGCCAATGGACCCGACTGCCATCAGCACTTATCTTTCCAGCGCTGCGGTTTGCCAGGGTGCAGGGGATCTGAAAATGGCCGATATTATGCTGCAAAAATATATTGCTATGGGTTGCAGTATTGAGAACTGGAATGATATGCGCCGGTTCAACTTCAGCGCAGGTAATGTGGGTGGCTTTGGTGTGGTTTATCCTGGTTACCAGCGGGGGCCGTTATTTACCGGCCAGGCACAGCTCACCGGCGCGGGGGCTACCGATGCCCGGTATTGGATGCGCCGCTGGATGCTGCCGCCAACCTATGAAATAAATTATAACTCCGTAAACACACTAGCTTTAAATCCCCATGCAGCCGACCCCAATATCTGGAGTA
Proteins encoded in this region:
- a CDS encoding SusD/RagB family nutrient-binding outer membrane lipoprotein yields the protein MKQLKYIILGCILVSGLASCKKWLDVNTDPDNPNNQSVLIENRLPWIEHFYQYSSGVTNFRTSCQSGVYYSTTAGANTFSTTWQCSSANSTTPYQTWFVAVSSNVVDMYNAAQKKGAYHYMGVADVINALGFMEMLDLYGEMPFTEAATGNPSPKPDDGKTIFNGCMAKLNEAIVLFSKAQEAGAPALTTGDMWNTAGDVNKWIKLAWGLKARYMLKLSKKTDLYNADSILYCLSKGPQSIADNVVGPGLNNSTVTDYLVGDPVVTNGNFDYAGYGSSNRIAQFYYNLLTNMRAAGIKDPRMTKIVPAAMSNIKLDANGKVASYTWNRSVGVDSYGPSTRLVKGGPATIATTSYAAVSTNVKYTIADATERANFIAAQTAAGRAFTNSGNDVTVTYAPGSLYINNTNYLYAGDTVYVNLRSSAMATSGIPAQGALDVNWYPAAASALGATPAVAVGFNAGAIGSTGSFQIRPVSDQEILTYHEMCFIKAEVYMRKGDAGSAYTAYRAGIQAHLDMMQAKLSQWQAAQYNNPDMWPMDPTAISTYLSSAAVCQGAGDLKMADIMLQKYIAMGCSIENWNDMRRFNFSAGNVGGFGVVYPGYQRGPLFTGQAQLTGAGATDARYWMRRWMLPPTYEINYNSVNTLALNPHAADPNIWSMPVWWDCATDAEYYGYLK
- a CDS encoding SusC/RagA family TonB-linked outer membrane protein, with amino-acid sequence MRKRKLFSWIMLVLFGMITNNLIAQRTSISGTVLSDEGTPLAGVTVAVSGTSRATTTNSDGKFTIDASGNALLEFSYVGYTTQKINARAGMEVHLSKGASGQLSDVVVTAMGIKKERKALGYSVTELSAQELMKNKNTNVVNSLAGKVPGVNITQFSGSAGAGASITIRGGNSTSEGRQNQPLFVIDGIIYDNSTTVTGNTGTDGLSRSNTTYSNRIMDVNPEDIESLSVLKGAAAAALYGSRAADGVVIITTKKGAEGRVTVSVNSKVSTSWANKLPESQTVFGNGTNAANGVLNTTTYSNWGQKIPTDSTIYDNVGNFFQNGIVYDNNVNVTGGTKNGSFYLSASNYDQTGIVPNTGYDKTTFRFNGEQKYGRLTLNANVAYSIANTNRTLTTAGLWSGGGYNGVGSMQALYTWPRTFDIRNYINPDGSQHRIFGGTLPLEGDIDNPYWIINKDNLTSQTKRFTGGVNANYKVADWWDLIARLGYDQYATNDYTYIAPGSAVAPLYQNGRLSKDLVDYTYITTTVMSNFHKTFGDFDTHLMLGTTSENTQIGNQNHWGYNFITAGTISFNNIATTNKFFTDATTRKRLVGAYGEIGVSYKNIAFLTATGRNDWSSTLPIENRSYFYPSISGSFVFTELLPKNDILSFGKVRASWAQVGKDANAYATNTYVNPPYTIGSFTAVGNQWAAGNPILKPEIQNSWEIGGEFRFLKGRIGLDYTYYHSQTENQIGQPRLAQSGGFIFSTLNSGSVINKGMEIALTGKPIVQQDFGWETMLNFSYNKGRLGAFIPGIAYFYPTDAQFGTVKAASIPNGGYFLGMTGQPYLRELDANGKEIPNGRYQVDPTTGLYKLNTTNPVVGNREPDFIAGFNNTLRYKHLSLSFLLDIRKGGDVYNGTEYAMVVNGLSKKTLLNDRQSVTVTGVNSQTGQDFTQTYQAGQTYTIGGKTYAGTYMVQQYWANYAANSLNFITSVNWLKLRSLSMTYDFSDMLKNKKVIKALSATAVGTNLFTLTNYKGMDPEVSAAGGTGGSGSTGIDYLGVPAVASFTFGVNLTF